A genomic segment from Gemmatimonadota bacterium encodes:
- the gltB gene encoding glutamate synthase large subunit, with translation MAISGFPEARGLYDPAQEKDACGVALIVDVHGERSHGIVADGLTALIRMSHRSANGPEENTGDGAGILLAVPDAFFRRVARDEMGVELPDEGRYGVGMIFLPRDADERAACKEGIEKYIEEQGQRLLGWRPVPTNNASLGQGARAGEPAVEQVFVAAPDDLSRDDFDRQLYLIRKQAYRHNRSKELSEFHLYITCSFSSRVIVYKGQLTPEQLPGYYPDLREPDVASHLALVHARFSTNTFPSWGRAQPMRMLCHNGEINTLQGNINWMKARQGLLRSDHFGGELEKLYPIIDGGTSDSGILDNVLELLVSAGRSLPESVMMLIPEAWENDDAMSETQRAFYKYHASLMEPWDGPAAVLFTDGRWAGAVLDRNGLRPCRYWVTHAGRVILSSEVGVLDVPPEEIREKGRLQPGRMFLVDFEEGRIIGDEEIKERVARARPYGEWLARGKVELAELPRLPAKSLDPESHLARLRMFGYTQEHLSFLLQPMVDDGKDPLGSMGNDAALAFLSERPRLLYDYFKQLFAQVTNPPIDSTRESAVMSLAIPVGPEGNLLETTPAQAERLWLPHPILTDEDMATLAGVDYGPWQSAVIDITYPREAGAAGLERAIERVCEEATRWIQEDIRLLVLSDRNAGQNRIPLSALMAAGAVHQHLVRTAERTRVSLLLETGEPREVHHFCALLGYGADAINPYVAFDAIRVMSKEGDLREIWSETELIERYRDALGKGILKVMAKMGISCLTSYRGAQIFEAVGVGPEVMDRCFAGSASRIGGASFHDLGEEAFRRHELAWAAKPDVRFRQLANPGEFHWRAGGEHRMWNPSTVAAARRAAETGAMESYREFAELANDSDESRCTIRSLIRFRKGNPVPPEEVEPVSEIVKHFTTGAMSFGALSKEAHETLALAMNRIGGKSNSGEGGEDAERFPVLPNGDSRRSAIKQVASGRFGVTMEYLVNADQLQIKMAQGAKPGEGGELPGKKVSEEIARVRHTTPGVMLISPPPHHDIYSIEDLAQLIFDLKNANPHADVSVKLVAAVGVGTVAAGVTKARADHILVSGHDGGTGASPLTSIKHAGLPWELGIADVHQTLAMNGLRDRVRLEVDGQIKTGRDVMVAALLGAEEFGFSTAPLIAMGCIMMRKCHLNTCPVGVCTQDPVLRARFGGTPEHVINYLFLVAEEVREILASLGFRTLNDAIGRADLLEPNPERRPAVTAEIDLSPILTPGVRPNGELGAWKRQPQRHKLDDILDRELIRLSEPALERRESVTIEREIHNENRTTGTLLSHEIVKRHGGAGLPDGTIQLRFTGSAGQSLGAWLASGVSIDLEGDANDYVGKGLSGGRIVVRPPRAATFIPEENVIIGNVALYGATSGEAFFRGLAGERFCVRNSGANAVVEGVGEHGCEYMTGGRAVILGPTRRNFAAGMSGGIAFVWDPAGDFPRKCNQDLVELGPLDRSTKELRGDERDLRRLVEAHLRRTGSHRARAFLARWDEAVREFVRVIPTDFRKVRERRAKLESERSQPQSSRAAGRVLPVARA, from the coding sequence ATGGCGATCTCCGGATTCCCGGAAGCCAGGGGTCTTTATGACCCCGCGCAAGAGAAGGATGCGTGCGGTGTGGCCCTCATCGTGGACGTCCACGGCGAGCGCTCCCACGGAATCGTGGCCGACGGCCTCACCGCCCTCATCCGGATGTCCCACCGGTCCGCGAACGGCCCGGAGGAGAACACTGGGGACGGCGCCGGAATCCTTCTCGCCGTTCCGGACGCATTCTTCCGGCGCGTGGCCCGCGACGAGATGGGTGTCGAGCTTCCCGACGAGGGTCGTTATGGGGTCGGAATGATCTTCCTCCCCCGCGACGCGGACGAGCGCGCGGCGTGCAAGGAGGGGATTGAAAAATACATCGAGGAGCAGGGGCAACGCCTCCTCGGATGGCGCCCGGTCCCGACGAACAACGCCTCGCTCGGCCAAGGGGCGCGCGCGGGAGAACCCGCTGTCGAGCAGGTTTTCGTGGCCGCGCCCGACGACCTGTCCCGGGACGACTTCGACCGCCAGCTCTACCTCATCCGGAAACAGGCCTACCGGCACAATCGGAGCAAAGAGCTCTCGGAGTTCCACCTCTACATCACCTGCAGCTTCTCGTCGCGGGTGATCGTCTACAAGGGCCAGCTCACTCCCGAGCAGCTCCCCGGGTATTACCCGGACCTGCGCGAGCCCGACGTCGCGAGTCACCTCGCACTCGTCCACGCCCGGTTCAGCACGAATACCTTCCCGAGCTGGGGGCGCGCGCAGCCGATGCGCATGCTCTGCCACAACGGGGAGATCAACACCCTCCAGGGCAACATCAACTGGATGAAGGCGCGGCAAGGCTTGCTCCGGAGCGATCACTTCGGAGGGGAGCTCGAGAAGCTCTACCCGATCATTGACGGCGGGACATCGGACTCCGGGATTCTGGACAACGTCCTTGAGCTCCTCGTCTCGGCGGGACGAAGCCTCCCCGAATCCGTGATGATGCTCATCCCGGAAGCGTGGGAAAACGACGACGCGATGTCGGAAACCCAACGCGCCTTCTACAAGTATCACGCCTCCCTCATGGAGCCGTGGGACGGTCCCGCCGCGGTCCTCTTCACCGACGGCCGTTGGGCCGGCGCCGTCCTGGACCGGAATGGGCTCCGCCCCTGTCGCTACTGGGTCACCCACGCGGGCCGGGTGATCCTTTCGAGCGAGGTCGGCGTCCTCGACGTCCCTCCCGAGGAGATCCGGGAGAAAGGGCGCCTCCAACCCGGCAGGATGTTCCTCGTGGACTTCGAGGAGGGGCGCATCATCGGGGACGAGGAGATCAAGGAGCGGGTGGCGCGCGCACGCCCGTACGGGGAGTGGCTCGCCCGCGGGAAGGTGGAGCTCGCCGAGCTCCCGCGCCTCCCGGCGAAGTCGCTCGATCCCGAGTCCCATCTCGCTCGGCTCCGCATGTTCGGGTATACGCAGGAGCACCTGAGCTTCCTTCTCCAGCCGATGGTGGACGATGGAAAGGACCCGCTCGGCTCGATGGGGAACGATGCCGCGCTCGCCTTCCTCTCGGAGCGGCCCCGGCTCCTGTACGACTACTTCAAGCAGCTCTTCGCGCAGGTGACGAACCCGCCGATCGACTCGACGCGCGAATCGGCGGTCATGTCGCTCGCCATTCCGGTCGGGCCGGAAGGGAATCTCCTCGAGACGACGCCCGCGCAGGCGGAGCGCCTCTGGCTCCCCCATCCGATCCTGACCGACGAGGACATGGCGACGCTGGCCGGAGTGGACTATGGACCCTGGCAGTCCGCCGTCATTGATATCACCTATCCGCGGGAAGCCGGGGCCGCCGGGCTGGAGCGTGCCATCGAGCGGGTCTGCGAGGAAGCGACGCGCTGGATCCAGGAGGACATCCGCCTCCTCGTCCTCTCGGACCGGAATGCGGGGCAGAACCGGATCCCGCTGAGCGCGCTCATGGCGGCGGGCGCGGTGCACCAGCACCTCGTCCGGACCGCGGAGCGGACGCGGGTGAGCCTCCTCCTCGAAACCGGAGAGCCGCGCGAAGTCCACCACTTTTGCGCCCTCCTCGGATACGGGGCGGACGCGATCAACCCTTACGTCGCCTTCGACGCCATTCGCGTCATGTCGAAGGAAGGGGATCTGCGCGAGATCTGGAGCGAGACCGAGCTGATCGAGCGGTACCGCGACGCGCTCGGGAAGGGGATCCTCAAGGTGATGGCGAAGATGGGGATCTCCTGCCTCACGAGCTACCGCGGCGCCCAGATCTTCGAGGCCGTGGGGGTCGGGCCCGAAGTCATGGACCGCTGCTTCGCCGGGTCGGCCAGCCGAATCGGTGGAGCCAGCTTCCACGACTTGGGAGAGGAGGCCTTCCGCCGGCACGAGCTCGCTTGGGCCGCGAAACCTGACGTACGCTTCCGGCAACTCGCGAACCCCGGGGAATTCCACTGGCGCGCGGGCGGCGAGCACCGCATGTGGAATCCGAGCACGGTCGCGGCGGCGCGGCGCGCGGCGGAGACCGGGGCCATGGAGAGCTACCGCGAATTCGCGGAGCTCGCGAACGACAGCGACGAGAGCCGGTGCACGATCCGGAGCCTGATCCGCTTCCGAAAGGGGAACCCGGTCCCGCCCGAGGAGGTCGAGCCGGTGAGCGAGATCGTAAAGCACTTCACTACCGGCGCGATGAGCTTCGGAGCGCTGTCGAAAGAAGCGCACGAGACGCTCGCCCTCGCGATGAATCGGATCGGCGGAAAGTCGAACAGCGGCGAGGGGGGCGAGGACGCGGAGCGTTTCCCCGTGCTCCCGAACGGCGATTCCCGGCGCTCGGCGATCAAGCAGGTCGCTTCGGGGCGGTTCGGTGTGACGATGGAGTATCTCGTGAACGCCGACCAGCTCCAGATCAAGATGGCGCAGGGGGCGAAGCCCGGTGAGGGAGGAGAGCTCCCCGGAAAGAAGGTCTCGGAGGAGATCGCGCGTGTCCGGCACACGACGCCGGGGGTGATGCTGATCTCGCCGCCGCCGCACCACGACATCTATTCGATCGAAGACCTGGCCCAGCTCATCTTCGACCTGAAGAACGCCAACCCACACGCGGACGTGAGTGTGAAGCTCGTGGCCGCGGTGGGCGTGGGGACGGTCGCCGCCGGAGTCACCAAGGCGCGGGCGGACCACATCCTCGTGTCCGGTCACGACGGCGGAACGGGCGCCTCCCCGCTCACGAGCATCAAACACGCCGGGCTCCCCTGGGAGCTCGGGATCGCGGACGTGCACCAGACCCTCGCCATGAATGGGCTCAGGGACCGGGTCCGACTCGAGGTGGACGGCCAGATCAAGACCGGTCGCGACGTCATGGTCGCCGCCCTCCTGGGCGCCGAGGAATTCGGATTCTCGACGGCGCCCCTAATCGCGATGGGGTGCATCATGATGCGGAAGTGCCACCTGAACACCTGCCCGGTGGGCGTCTGCACGCAGGATCCGGTTCTCCGCGCGCGCTTCGGGGGGACGCCGGAGCATGTGATCAACTATCTCTTCCTCGTCGCGGAAGAAGTGCGGGAGATTCTTGCGAGCCTCGGCTTCCGGACGCTCAACGACGCGATCGGCCGCGCCGACCTCCTCGAGCCGAACCCGGAGCGGCGTCCCGCGGTCACGGCGGAGATCGATCTCTCGCCGATCCTGACGCCGGGCGTACGTCCAAATGGCGAGCTCGGTGCCTGGAAACGCCAGCCGCAGCGACACAAGCTGGACGACATCCTCGATCGGGAGTTGATCCGGCTCTCGGAGCCGGCCCTCGAGCGAAGGGAATCGGTCACGATCGAGCGCGAGATCCACAACGAAAACCGCACGACGGGAACGCTCCTAAGTCACGAGATCGTGAAGCGGCATGGGGGCGCCGGACTCCCCGACGGGACGATCCAGCTCCGATTCACGGGTTCGGCAGGACAGAGCCTCGGGGCCTGGCTCGCGAGCGGCGTGAGCATCGACCTGGAGGGGGACGCCAACGACTACGTCGGAAAGGGGCTTTCCGGAGGACGGATCGTGGTGCGCCCGCCAAGAGCCGCCACCTTCATTCCCGAGGAAAACGTCATCATTGGAAACGTGGCGCTTTACGGGGCCACTTCCGGCGAAGCCTTTTTCCGCGGTCTCGCGGGCGAGCGTTTCTGCGTCCGGAACTCGGGCGCGAACGCGGTTGTGGAAGGGGTCGGCGAACATGGATGTGAATACATGACGGGAGGCCGCGCGGTGATCCTCGGGCCCACGCGCCGCAATTTCGCGGCCGGGATGAGCGGCGGGATCGCTTTCGTTTGGGATCCGGCGGGCGACTTCCCGCGGAAGTGCAACCAGGATCTCGTCGAGCTGGGGCCGCTGGACCGGAGCACAAAAGAGCTCCGAGGGGACGAGCGGGATCTGCGGCGCCTCGTCGAGGCGCACCTCCGGCGCACCGGCTCCCACCGGGCGCGAGCATTCCTTGCCCGGTGGGACGAGGCCGTACGCGAGTTCGTCCGCGTGATCCCGACCGACTTCAGGAAGGTGCGGGAGCGCAGAGCGAAGCTCGAATCCGAACGATCCCAGCCGCAGTCGAGCCGGGCGGCCGGCCGCGTCCTCCCGGTGGCGCGCGCGTAG
- a CDS encoding HAD family hydrolase, whose translation MDRLVLFDIDGTLLSGGPAKDAFHRALVEVFGTAGPIGEWEFSGKTDPQIARELLGEAGLRDEEIDAGFPRLWSRYLAEMESRLPERPPRALPGVPELLMELSGRGTVALALLTGNVAEGARLKLAAAGLASWFAVGAFGSDREKRNELPTIAVRRARDHWGVEFLARRVVVVGDTPRDVDCGRCHGARTVAVATGRFGEGALRETGADVVLRDLGETAAALDAILS comes from the coding sequence ATGGACCGCCTCGTGCTGTTTGACATTGATGGGACCCTCCTCTCCGGAGGTCCCGCCAAAGACGCGTTCCACCGCGCCCTCGTCGAGGTTTTCGGGACGGCGGGACCCATCGGAGAGTGGGAGTTCTCGGGAAAGACGGATCCCCAGATCGCCCGGGAGCTTCTCGGCGAAGCGGGGCTCCGCGACGAGGAGATTGACGCCGGATTCCCGCGGCTCTGGAGCCGGTACCTCGCGGAGATGGAGAGTCGGCTCCCCGAGCGGCCCCCTCGCGCGCTCCCCGGCGTTCCCGAGCTCCTCATGGAGCTATCCGGACGCGGAACGGTCGCTCTGGCGCTCCTCACGGGAAATGTCGCGGAGGGCGCACGGCTGAAGCTCGCCGCGGCCGGGCTGGCGAGCTGGTTCGCGGTCGGGGCCTTCGGGTCGGACCGGGAGAAAAGGAACGAGCTTCCGACCATTGCGGTACGGAGAGCCCGGGATCACTGGGGTGTGGAGTTCTTGGCGCGGCGCGTAGTCGTCGTCGGGGACACCCCGAGGGACGTGGATTGCGGTCGTTGTCACGGGGCGCGGACGGTTGCGGTGGCGACGGGCCGTTTCGGGGAAGGGGCGCTTCGGGAAACGGGAGCAGATGTGGTGCTCCGCGACCTGGGTGAGACGGCTGCGGCGCTGGATGCGATTTTGAGCTGA
- the gyrA gene encoding DNA gyrase subunit A gives MDSENGPLDLGDGQKVLARLLEDEMRESFINYSMSVIVQRALPDVRDGLKPVHRRILFAMHGLGLTPGRPYKKSATVVGDVLGKYHPHGDSAVYDSMVRMVQDFSLRYPLVDGQGNFGSIDGDSAAAYRYTEARLTPIAVEMLEDIERETVDHIPNFDGRIDEPTVLPGKFPNLLVNGSSGIAVGMATNIPPHNLREITSAVIALIADPALPDEELEKIVIAPDFPTGGFICGRDGIQEAYRTGRGRLVVRASTEIEETATGGERIVIREIPFMVNKTRLIEQIAELVRDKRITDISVLRDESDREGMRIVLELKRDAIHQVVLNQLFKHTQMQSTFGTILLALVDGVPRVLSLRQMLLHFIDHRHEVVVRRSEFELRKAKDREHILEGLKIAVDNIDQVIEIIRGSADVPAASARLQENFALSELQAEAILNMRLARLTGLEMEKLEEELGEVRARIAALETLLADRDLRMTEIKNELSAIAEKYGDARRTRVLGERSDLEMEDLIADEEMVLTISRQGYVKRIPVVTYRAQRRGGRGLQGMGTKDEDWVEHLFVASAHDYLMIFTRDGQCHWLKVWEIPPGSRQSRGKPIVNLLNIPAESRIAAVVPVREFSEDRYLLFSTRKGVVKKTALSAYGNIRSVGLNAINIREGDELIDVQITGGDDQIILATREGLAIRFHEGDCRTMGRATEGVRGIALRKDDVVVGMVVVRPDSTLLVVTERGMGKRSEVDEYRLQHRGGKGVINMKVTARTGRVVSIKSVVPGEELMLITRNGVVNRQSVDATRIIGRATQGVRLVSLDEADAIVDVARIIPEDDEEGLEGGDVEGAEVSVVVEEEGEEA, from the coding sequence ATGGACTCGGAAAACGGGCCATTGGATTTGGGGGACGGGCAAAAGGTTCTGGCTCGCCTCCTCGAAGACGAGATGCGGGAATCGTTCATCAACTACTCGATGAGCGTGATCGTCCAGCGGGCCCTCCCCGATGTTCGAGATGGACTGAAGCCGGTCCACCGCAGGATCCTCTTCGCGATGCACGGCCTCGGGCTGACCCCAGGACGGCCTTATAAAAAAAGTGCGACGGTCGTAGGGGACGTGCTCGGCAAATACCACCCGCACGGGGACTCGGCCGTCTACGACTCGATGGTACGGATGGTCCAGGACTTCTCCCTGCGATATCCGCTCGTGGATGGCCAGGGGAACTTCGGCTCGATCGACGGCGACTCGGCTGCGGCCTACCGCTACACCGAGGCGCGGCTGACCCCCATCGCGGTCGAGATGCTCGAGGACATCGAGCGCGAGACGGTGGATCACATCCCCAACTTCGACGGGCGAATCGACGAGCCCACCGTCCTTCCCGGGAAGTTCCCGAACCTCCTCGTGAACGGCTCCTCGGGAATCGCGGTCGGCATGGCGACGAATATTCCGCCCCACAACCTCAGGGAGATCACCTCGGCAGTGATCGCCCTCATCGCCGATCCCGCGCTTCCCGACGAGGAGCTCGAGAAGATCGTGATCGCTCCGGACTTTCCGACCGGTGGATTCATCTGCGGAAGGGACGGGATCCAGGAAGCGTACCGGACCGGGCGGGGCCGGCTCGTCGTACGGGCTTCCACCGAAATCGAAGAGACGGCAACGGGGGGAGAGCGGATCGTGATCCGCGAGATCCCCTTCATGGTGAACAAGACCCGCCTCATCGAGCAGATCGCCGAGCTCGTCCGAGACAAGCGCATCACGGATATCTCCGTTCTGCGGGACGAGTCGGATCGCGAAGGGATGCGGATCGTCCTCGAGCTCAAGCGCGATGCCATCCACCAGGTGGTCCTGAACCAACTCTTCAAGCACACCCAGATGCAGTCCACCTTCGGCACGATCCTCCTCGCGCTGGTGGATGGCGTTCCGCGGGTCCTCTCGCTCCGCCAGATGCTCCTGCACTTCATTGACCACCGCCACGAGGTGGTGGTGCGTCGAAGTGAGTTCGAGCTCCGGAAGGCGAAGGACCGCGAGCACATCCTGGAAGGTCTGAAGATCGCCGTAGACAACATTGACCAGGTCATCGAGATCATCCGCGGGTCCGCGGATGTGCCCGCGGCCTCGGCGCGTCTCCAGGAAAACTTCGCCCTCAGCGAACTCCAGGCCGAGGCGATCCTCAACATGCGGCTGGCACGGCTCACCGGGCTCGAGATGGAGAAGCTCGAGGAAGAGCTCGGAGAGGTTCGCGCCAGGATCGCCGCGCTGGAAACGCTCCTCGCCGACCGGGATCTCCGGATGACGGAGATCAAGAACGAGTTGAGTGCGATCGCCGAGAAGTATGGGGACGCGCGCCGGACCCGGGTTCTCGGGGAGCGCTCCGATCTGGAGATGGAGGACCTCATCGCAGACGAGGAGATGGTCCTCACGATCTCCAGGCAGGGCTATGTGAAGCGGATCCCGGTCGTCACCTACCGCGCGCAGCGGCGGGGTGGGCGGGGGCTCCAGGGGATGGGGACGAAGGACGAGGATTGGGTCGAGCACCTCTTCGTTGCCTCGGCGCACGACTACCTCATGATCTTCACCCGCGACGGTCAGTGCCACTGGCTCAAGGTCTGGGAGATTCCACCGGGGAGTCGGCAATCCCGGGGAAAGCCGATCGTGAACCTCCTGAACATCCCCGCGGAGTCCCGGATCGCGGCGGTCGTGCCGGTCCGCGAATTCAGCGAGGACCGGTACCTTCTTTTCTCGACGCGAAAGGGCGTCGTGAAAAAGACGGCGCTCTCCGCCTACGGCAACATCCGGAGCGTCGGGCTGAACGCGATCAACATCCGGGAGGGCGACGAGCTCATTGACGTCCAGATCACGGGTGGGGACGATCAGATCATTCTCGCCACCCGCGAGGGACTCGCGATCCGTTTCCACGAGGGGGACTGCCGGACCATGGGCCGCGCGACCGAAGGCGTACGCGGCATCGCGCTTCGCAAGGACGACGTGGTCGTCGGGATGGTCGTGGTTCGCCCCGACTCCACTCTCCTCGTGGTCACCGAAAGGGGGATGGGGAAACGTTCCGAAGTTGACGAATACCGCCTGCAGCACCGCGGCGGGAAGGGGGTCATCAACATGAAAGTGACCGCCAGGACCGGCCGCGTAGTTTCCATCAAGTCCGTGGTTCCCGGCGAAGAGCTCATGCTCATTACTCGGAACGGCGTCGTGAACCGCCAGAGCGTGGACGCGACCCGGATCATCGGGCGAGCGACCCAGGGCGTTCGTCTCGTCAGCCTCGATGAAGCGGATGCGATCGTGGATGTCGCCCGCATCATCCCCGAGGACGACGAGGAAGGGTTGGAGGGGGGCGACGTGGAGGGAGCGGAAGTCTCCGTCGTCGTGGAGGAGGAGGGGGAGGAGGCGTGA
- a CDS encoding thioredoxin domain-containing protein → MANRAERRRQGRGGPAEGSSGRLIWILGATALLGVAIVVWNLYSSAVDETVRGPIPLAYNSPQELVELAQGITAGNPNASVRIMEFGDYQCPTCLQFFQATKPFLDMTYVQGGAVAFTFHDFPLYEGHPHAFLAARAARCAGDQDAYWGFHDHLFQNQARWSARPDPSGDFIGFAEELGLNSATFESCLASDAHAEVVMANRLLGEQLGVQGTPTILVDTGEGRAVRLEDFGLESIRRVVDAALLSAQPPEDSASAEGDSVGASSAVSGGATPSGGTP, encoded by the coding sequence GTGGCGAACCGAGCGGAACGGCGGAGACAGGGACGGGGCGGCCCCGCAGAGGGATCGTCGGGACGTTTGATCTGGATCCTGGGGGCCACCGCGCTCCTCGGGGTCGCGATCGTCGTGTGGAACCTCTATTCATCCGCCGTGGACGAGACGGTTCGCGGGCCGATCCCCCTCGCCTATAACTCGCCGCAGGAGCTCGTGGAGCTGGCCCAGGGGATCACGGCTGGAAATCCGAACGCCTCCGTGCGGATCATGGAGTTCGGCGACTACCAGTGCCCGACCTGCCTCCAGTTCTTCCAGGCCACCAAGCCCTTCCTCGACATGACGTACGTTCAGGGCGGCGCGGTGGCCTTCACCTTCCACGACTTCCCTCTCTACGAAGGGCACCCCCACGCCTTCCTCGCCGCGCGCGCGGCGAGGTGTGCCGGGGACCAGGATGCCTACTGGGGCTTCCACGATCATCTCTTTCAGAATCAGGCGCGGTGGTCCGCGCGCCCGGATCCGTCCGGAGACTTCATCGGCTTCGCGGAAGAGCTGGGACTGAACAGCGCGACATTCGAGAGTTGTCTCGCGAGTGACGCCCATGCCGAAGTCGTGATGGCCAACCGGCTCCTCGGAGAACAGCTCGGGGTCCAGGGAACGCCCACGATTCTCGTGGACACGGGAGAGGGGCGGGCAGTCCGCCTCGAAGACTTTGGCCTCGAGAGCATCCGCCGCGTGGTGGATGCGGCACTCCTGAGCGCGCAGCCTCCGGAAGACTCCGCCTCCGCAGAGGGCGACTCCGTGGGCGCGAGCTCGGCGGTGAGCGGGGGCGCCACGCCTTCCGGCGGAACGCCGTGA
- a CDS encoding P1 family peptidase, giving the protein MTRRDSLTDVPGLAVGHAEVPGGGSGCTVILGPFRARVDRRGPATGSRELEALREEHPVPRAEALLLTGGSAFGLAAADGVVEWLEAAGRGYQTRVARVPIVPAAVVYDLAPGRARPGRTEGRKACEAASQSPVAEGSRGAGTGTTVGKLFGIEQASRGGVGSSSLRVSGWTVGALVVVNAVGDVLADGCVAAGPRAGTPDSEITRRALEGSDLGGAGEEGDTGPGAMENTTLAVVATDAPVDDPGLVKVARLASTALARRISPVHTPFDGDLTFALSTAEHGDRLEARRLLLLGLAAREALETAILRAVGGERS; this is encoded by the coding sequence ATGACGCGCCGGGACTCCCTGACCGACGTGCCTGGCCTCGCGGTCGGCCATGCGGAGGTCCCGGGCGGGGGGAGTGGGTGCACGGTGATCCTCGGGCCCTTCCGGGCCCGGGTGGACCGGCGCGGGCCGGCGACTGGATCGCGGGAGCTCGAGGCGCTCCGGGAGGAGCACCCCGTCCCTCGCGCTGAAGCCCTTCTCCTCACCGGAGGCTCGGCCTTCGGGTTGGCCGCTGCGGACGGGGTCGTCGAGTGGCTCGAGGCGGCGGGTAGGGGCTACCAGACGCGGGTGGCACGTGTCCCGATCGTACCGGCCGCGGTCGTATACGACCTCGCCCCCGGGCGGGCCCGGCCCGGGCGCACTGAAGGCCGGAAGGCATGTGAGGCCGCGTCGCAGTCGCCGGTTGCGGAAGGATCCCGGGGCGCGGGCACGGGGACGACGGTGGGAAAGCTCTTCGGAATCGAGCAGGCAAGTCGGGGCGGGGTCGGATCGTCTTCCCTGCGGGTGTCGGGATGGACCGTGGGTGCCCTCGTCGTGGTGAACGCGGTCGGCGACGTCCTCGCGGACGGGTGCGTTGCCGCCGGACCCCGGGCGGGGACGCCGGACTCCGAGATCACCCGGCGCGCGCTCGAGGGGTCGGACCTCGGGGGTGCGGGAGAGGAGGGCGACACCGGACCCGGGGCCATGGAGAACACGACACTCGCCGTGGTCGCGACGGACGCGCCCGTGGACGATCCGGGGCTCGTGAAGGTAGCCCGACTTGCCTCGACCGCTCTGGCCCGGAGAATCTCTCCCGTGCATACTCCCTTTGACGGGGATCTCACCTTCGCCCTCTCCACGGCCGAGCACGGCGACCGCCTGGAAGCCCGGCGACTTCTCCTCCTGGGGCTCGCGGCGCGCGAGGCGCTCGAAACAGCGATCCTGCGCGCCGTCGGCGGAGAGAGGAGCTGA
- a CDS encoding LysR family transcriptional regulator: MTLSKFILAFLLMPLDTIKIFCDVAQHGSFSRGAELNGITQSAASQRIRGLEEGLGVELMDRSTRPCGLTAWGKVYYEGCRDILDRYQRLERRVAGGSGPLRGTVVIASIYSADVAHLNEIREGFQADHPQVKIHIHYLQPQGIEEWVRAEKCDLGILSYPDRSPDLANIPLRDERMVAVFRSGHRLAKRSRVVPKDLAQERLIGFDANLRISREIRSYLRRHGVQPTVESSFDNIDSIKAAVAETDGVGLLPQRTVRIEVARGLLRTADLEPALVRPLGVVHRRDRPLSPLEDAFVTYLRENDLPAVEVPSAEVPAG, translated from the coding sequence TTGACATTATCAAAATTCATCCTAGCTTTTCTCCTTATGCCGCTCGACACCATCAAGATCTTCTGCGACGTCGCCCAGCACGGGAGCTTCTCCCGTGGCGCGGAGCTGAACGGGATCACGCAGTCGGCCGCCTCCCAGCGGATTCGCGGCCTCGAAGAGGGGCTGGGCGTCGAGCTCATGGACCGCTCCACGCGCCCCTGCGGGCTCACCGCGTGGGGGAAGGTCTATTACGAGGGTTGCCGCGATATCCTCGACCGATATCAGCGGCTCGAGCGGCGGGTTGCGGGAGGTTCCGGCCCACTCCGGGGGACGGTTGTCATCGCCTCGATCTACTCGGCGGACGTCGCTCACCTGAACGAAATCCGCGAGGGCTTCCAGGCCGATCACCCGCAGGTGAAGATCCACATCCACTACCTCCAGCCACAGGGCATCGAGGAGTGGGTGAGGGCGGAGAAATGCGACTTGGGGATACTCTCTTACCCGGACCGTTCGCCCGACCTCGCGAACATCCCTCTTCGCGATGAGCGGATGGTTGCCGTGTTCCGTTCGGGCCATCGCCTCGCCAAGCGGAGCCGAGTCGTTCCGAAGGACCTCGCTCAGGAGCGCCTGATCGGCTTTGATGCGAACCTCCGCATCTCACGCGAGATCCGCTCCTATTTGCGGAGGCACGGCGTTCAGCCCACTGTGGAGAGTTCGTTCGACAACATCGATTCGATCAAGGCGGCAGTGGCCGAGACCGACGGCGTGGGGCTGCTTCCCCAGCGTACCGTCCGCATCGAGGTCGCGCGGGGCCTTCTCCGGACGGCCGACCTCGAGCCCGCTCTGGTCCGTCCCCTCGGTGTCGTGCACCGGCGGGACCGGCCGTTGTCGCCCCTGGAGGACGCGTTCGTGACCTACTTGCGGGAGAACGACCTTCCCGCGGTCGAAGTCCCGTCGGCCGAAGTCCCGGCGGGCTAG